The genomic interval TTTCCGATCCTCGCGTTCTTATCTACAATGGCTTTTCTAATTTGAGTATTTTCACCAATTCCTATCGGGATGCCTATTCCCTTCTCCTCAACGGCAATGCCGCTCTCATGGCCATCTTCAATCTATATGTTAACAGCAAAGTCAAGATGAGGCGGTTCAACTTTTAAGCAACATGCATACACACGCACACACATACATTTAAAAGCCCAGAATTTGATTCAGTCCTAAGTGTCTAAAAAATCTCTCAAGTTTTACCGGACGAAAAACTAGAGATTCATCAGACCTGATAGATATCAGAACCCATGATCACTGAATCTTCTACGATTGCCCCATCTGCAACTTTTGTCCTCATTCCAATCACTGTTCCTTTGATCTTGCACCTCTATTCTTACAAGAGTCAAAAGGATGATTCcagaaaacaaatgaaaactGGAttcagaaaaggaaaaataaagtttatcTCTACATCACTTGTCTTCTATTACTTGATGCACCAAATGCATCAAGGATGCATGTCTTTCTGTATGTTTTGCTGGTTACAACGTGTGTGATCAAGTTTGACAGAGAAGTTGGGAGAGCCGTCTAAAAGTTTTTGTACTTACATTGAGAATGCAACCATCTCCAATGACACTATCTGTTATCACGGCATCACTTATAATGGTAGGAGGCAAATATCGAGGCATAGTGTAGACAGGAGAATCTCTATCATAGAAGCTGCTATCAAAGGGTGAAGTTTGTGTTAGTTTGTGGGAGCCCATTATGAGCGAAACATTCAGTAAAATGATGCACTCGCATTATTCTACTTCCAGGCTTTCCTGAAAAGTAAAGTACTGACTTGTATCCCATATCTGATTTCTTTATACATTCCATGTTTGCTTGGTAAAAAGCTTCAATGCTCCTCATGTCCTCCCAATATCCCTCAAACAAATATGCCTGAACCTGTCCCTCGAGCAAAAGGACAACGTCcttattcatttaattttgaaactaTATGGGGAAATTAATGCATATATCTATAATTAGCAAAGTCTGACCTTCATTCCTAGAGATATTGCACCCCGTATCACTTCACTTTCAAAGTCATTTGCCTTGCGGAAATGTTTATTCAGAAGATTTACCATTGTAGCTCTGTTGATGAGGTAGATTCCCATACTTGGAACATTATTATAACTGGTATCATTGAATCTAGTCAAAGTTTCTGCCTGAACGAATTTTCACAAGAAGTTTTCGTTCAGACAATTCTGAGAAGTTATGACATCAAAATGGGGGAAAAGCAAAGCCGATGAAGACAACTTACTACTGAATAGTTTATGTGTTCTCTGTCTGACTTCAAAGTATACTGTATGACTTGATTTTctgtatttatttttagtagaCCAAAGCCTGAGTCTTGATCTCTCACGGTAATATCATTTGAAGCAACAATAGTTACATCGGATTTTCTATTCCGGTGGAATTCTATCAGCTTTTGGTAGTCCATtttgtagagatgatggccAGGGAGGACCAGAAATTCAGCCACCGGATACTCTTCTAGGACCCACAGACACCTTCGTATAGCATCGGCAGTTCCCTGGTGTTGAAAAACACACACAGATGCAAAGtgcaaacaacaaaatcatgCCTATGTTGAGAATTGATACTAGCTTTACAAAATGAACATACAGGTGCGTGTCTTTCACAGAAAAATCAAGAATTGGATTTATTACAGTTTTACAATATACAATATGCGTTTAGTGCTCTGTAGTACCTGAAACCAATCCTGATCTTCAGGGCTCTGATATGCTGCAATCACTTCGACAAACCCTTCTTTCCCAAGACCTGCTCCAGAATAGGCTCTTGAGAGGTGGGAATTGAGAGATGTAGAATTGAATTGTGTGAGAGCATATATCTTATTTATGTTGCTGTTAATGCAGTTGCTCACAACTGCATCAATGAGTCTGTAATTAGCTGCTATGGGAATAGCCCCTTCTGATCTTCTCTTTGTCAATGGGTAAAGCCTTGAGTCTGATCCTTCTCCAAATACTATTGCTGCAACACTCTGTCATTGAGTGAGTTTTAAGGCATATGACATGGTGAGTGACAAACAATACACCTTGGAATAAAGATGACAAGAATTATGGAAAGATTAGCAACCATAGCCAACGCATGGAAACCATATTAAAGGCATTGCATTCAATGAGCTAAGATCCGAACTTAAAATGTAAGGAAGAAGGACCTGGTTTACTGGAGGGTGGAGCAAAATAGGATTTGGAGTTTGATGCGAGTTGGATATGGACGTGCTCTGAAAATTAGAAGGAAGCTTTGGTGAATATCGCAGATGATAACGACCCAATCCAAGAATAGGGAGCTTCGTCTGGATATTTACAGGGGTGGAGGAAGAAAGCTGCAATTTCATCGTAACAGAAGTACGTGACATGCAACTTCAGTTTTCAGTTAAAAACTATAAACTAATGCACTTTTGCTGCAGTTCCTCCTTGCTACATTTCAGATATAAATAGAGGGAACATTAAGAGAAtattttgctttcttcttcttcgtgGCTATCGCAGATTGATCTGCCTTGCATGGCTAGTTTTTGCTGATCACACACCGTACTATTTAAGTATTACTTGACAATGCAGCATAGCATGCATACATCTAAAGACAGGAGGCCAGTCGTTATAATATTTTGGGCTTAAGTTGTAAGCTTCTTGCAActtttctctttattcttTGGGTTGGTTGATTCGTTAACTTTGTTTGTCGAGAATTGGAGGAATCAAAGTTGTCTCATGCACAACATGATGAATAAGAGAACAACAGTGCTTGGAATTTGTTGGTCAAATTCATATTCCATGAAAACCCTTGCTAATTATGTCTATCTATTTATGTAACAGATAGAATGATTAGAATGCAAACATGGATTCAGGACATGACcctttttcaaaaatagattaaaaataGTTGGGAGGGATTGGAGGAGTGGGCAGTTTAGTAATTGAAGGGCGGAAGGATTAAGTAAGCTTCAAGGGAAATGTGGAATGTCTTGTGGAGCAATTTGGACTGAAGTGGGTGCCAAGCTAGGCATTGTCCCGGCTTTTCCATACCTCATAGTGGTCTTGCCACCTGTTTTTTCAATCTTGGCTTTTCCCTTGTACAAGTATATTTTCTTTCACAGGATAACTAGTCTTTGCTACATGTTtattaaaactttattttgACAACTTTATGACAGATTCCTAATTGTTACATGGGCcaacattttgtttattaatttaaagcaATGATAAAATCAAATGGAATAAAAATGAAACCATTGGCTGTTTCTCTTGAGACCCAAGTTTTGGAACAACTTGGGCTTCTACTAATACCGCTTATTCCAAGTCCAAAGGCATGGGAGGGTAGAATGCTCGTTGGGCCACACTATCAGAAGATATCCaccaaaaaaaacaaaaacaaacagGCGACAAAAGAAAGCACTGGTAATTTATTACATCAAACGCGGTTCAGTGCAATGACAATTTCAGTGTAGTCAAGAGACAAGCAAATTGCAGATTATGGCTTCAGGATCTACGTCTACCATTTTGCTTTCCCCTAAACTCCCCACAAAGGGATATCCTACAGCAACACAAACTCACTCCCAGGAAAAGAACATAACAGGAACAGGAGTGTTACACCCAGTTGCATCAAGCTCCCGATCATGTATAGCATGACAGTGCCACTACTTAAGCTGGTGCTCAAACAAGGACGCCATCTCAATCTGCAATAAATCCAAAAGAAATTGAACTGCTAGAAtttaggaaaaagaaagatttaagtATAAGCACTTTTTCCTTATTGTCATGTGTTATCAATATGTAAGACACAATAtgattatctttttcttttttttttttgaaaattgacaGAATATGAATATCTAATCAGATAAATAATTCACTAACATAGAAGTAGAAGAGAGGGAAAACGATATCAGAAAAATGTTTCCATCGGTGTCTGCATG from Theobroma cacao cultivar B97-61/B2 chromosome 5, Criollo_cocoa_genome_V2, whole genome shotgun sequence carries:
- the LOC18597393 gene encoding inactive glucose-1-phosphate adenylyltransferase small subunit 2, chloroplastic — its product is MSRTSVTMKLQLSSSTPVNIQTKLPILGLGRYHLRYSPKLPSNFQSTSISNSHQTPNPILLHPPVNQSVAAIVFGEGSDSRLYPLTKRRSEGAIPIAANYRLIDAVVSNCINSNINKIYALTQFNSTSLNSHLSRAYSGAGLGKEGFVEVIAAYQSPEDQDWFQGTADAIRRCLWVLEEYPVAEFLVLPGHHLYKMDYQKLIEFHRNRKSDVTIVASNDITVRDQDSGFGLLKINTENQVIQYTLKSDREHINYSVAETLTRFNDTSYNNVPSMGIYLINRATMVNLLNKHFRKANDFESEVIRGAISLGMKVQAYLFEGYWEDMRSIEAFYQANMECIKKSDMGYNFYDRDSPVYTMPRYLPPTIISDAVITDSVIGDGCILNRCKIKGTVIGMRTKVADGAIVEDSVIMGSDIYQIEDGHESGIAVEEKGIGIPIGIGENTQIRKAIVDKNARIGKNVKIINRDNVEEGGREADGYIISGGIMVILRSAEIPDDSIL